GAAATTAAACAATTGGCAGGTACATTTTTGAACCATCCTTCCATGGTTGAAGCATCACCTTTAAATACAACAGCCGAAAAGGTAGATCAGATTGTGTATAGAACCGATAAGGCAAAGAAAACCGATTTGGTGATTAAACTTATTTCGGAAGGGAACTGGCAACAGGTACTCATCTTTACCCGAACCAAGCACGGAGCGAATAGACTGAGTCAGAAATTAGAGAAAGCAAATATCAAATCGGCTGCAATTCATGGCAATAAAAGTCAGGGTGCTCGCACCAAAGCACTTTCCGGATTTAAAAGCGGAAAAGTAAGTGTTTTAGTAGCGACCGACATTGCTGCCAGAGGCTTGGACATTCCACTTCTCCCACACGTGATTAATTATGAATTACCCAATATTCCTGAAGACTATGTGCATAGAATAGGACGTACGGGAAGAGCGGGGGCAAGCGGCGAAGCAATTTCCATTGTAAGTGTGGACGAAAATGAATACGTACTCGGAATTGAAAAATTGTTGGGAGAAAAACTTCAGAGTGAAATCATTCCAGGTTTCGAACCTACTGAAACCCTCTCGGAGGTGTTGGATAAAAAAGCTGAAAACAAGGCTCAAAACCAACGTGGCAGGCAAAATAGTAATAGGAGCGGCAATAAATCCAACACAAAAAAACCCAACACAAACAGTGGTGGGTTTAAAAGGCGTTCCAGACGCTAATAATTTTATTGTTTTTCCGGGTCGTAGGATAAGTCGGCGCGAATATAACCGTTAAGAGTTTCGACTCGAGTAATTAGTTTTAGCAGTTGTTCGTACACCGGTGTTCTGGCTTCCCCTAATAATTCCTTATTTTCTTTACGAACACGCTCATAATCTTCGGGATTTCTGGCAGGGATAGAAACTAATATAAATTGTCCAACGGCTCCAAAACCACTTCGGAAAAGTTGATAATATTCTTTGGAGTTCTTTTCGGCGTATAAATCTTTGAACTCTTTTGCCAACGCCAAAACTTTTGGAAAATTTTGAGGCGTCACATACCAAAATTCCAATTTTCGGAATTCCATTCCTACTTGCGTAGATCGAACGTCCTTCGGCATATAGGATAAGTTATTATCTAAATGGATAATATAGTCGAAGTGTGTATCGTAACAATTATCGAAATTGTCGAATAACTCATTAAATTCCGATTCTCCCATTTTATCGCGAAGCAGTGAAAACCGACTTTTATCCAAATCGGCCATGTTAACGATTGGTGAAAGATGAAAGTATCGTAAATCGTCTGTCGATACGGCAACCCATTTTGCTTCTTTTACATTGTATTTTGTACAATTGTCGGCCAAAGTCGTACAATAGCCTTCATAGTCGGCTACTTTGGCGGGATATACGGGATCCTCATGGACCCAATAGGCCTGTGAATCGGCATCGGCTTGTGCTATTAAAAAAAACGGACTTATAAGTAATATGGAAATTAGGAAGGGGATGCTTTTGAATTTCATAGTGTAAGGATTTTATGTTAGTTTCATAAAGTGGATTTCACAGAAACCATGTAATATGCGAAACCCAAAGTCACTTTTAATTCGCCATACAACTTGGTTGACGATCTGTCATTTACAATGCCGGAGCAACCCGTGCCTTCTTTAGAGGTTATACTGCCAAAGAAATTTCTGAATTTGTAAGGTAAACTTCCTCTTAAAGATACATAAACTTTTTATTATTATAAAGGAGGCCAATAGTTTTTAGGATAATTTAAGTCGGTCACAGAACGACCCGGGCTATTAAAATGAATGCTACTGTTTTCTAAGTCAGATAGATGCCGGATAATTAAACGGAGAC
This genomic stretch from Ulvibacter sp. MAR_2010_11 harbors:
- a CDS encoding DEAD/DEAH box helicase, translating into MSFKSLGLSEALLKAISKKGYTSPTPIQQKAIPLVLERKDILASAQTGSGKTAGFALPILQILNGAQPLRQRPVRTLVLTPTRELAAQVHEEFVEYGEFTSLRSTVIFGGVNANPQIRTLRQGVDILVATPGRLLDLQNQKAVSLSNVEILVLDEADRMLDMGFLRDIKKILALMPSKRQNLLFSATFSKEIKQLAGTFLNHPSMVEASPLNTTAEKVDQIVYRTDKAKKTDLVIKLISEGNWQQVLIFTRTKHGANRLSQKLEKANIKSAAIHGNKSQGARTKALSGFKSGKVSVLVATDIAARGLDIPLLPHVINYELPNIPEDYVHRIGRTGRAGASGEAISIVSVDENEYVLGIEKLLGEKLQSEIIPGFEPTETLSEVLDKKAENKAQNQRGRQNSNRSGNKSNTKKPNTNSGGFKRRSRR